Proteins encoded together in one Penicillium digitatum chromosome 1, complete sequence window:
- a CDS encoding Sterol o-acyltransferase (APE2), putative, whose protein sequence is MSTAISQNESANLRPRAVPTQPDGKPGVALPPPLPLDKLAQDISGRSTPVSEDAPPSAHSISSARKQVRARNRLFYSIEYVPRVSHFDPDSDYHNFRGFFTLFWIGLAIMVGTSILRNIKDTGYPLQVRVWSLLKANVWGMGLSDAAMVISSGLVLPMHRLWRDGPQWLRWSRGGMIAQSLGEAFWLVLWINWPFMMQWTWTAQVFFTLHTLTILMKLHSYAFYNGHLSVTECRLASLDQPDPKTPEPPTAIHYPEVHRRRPSMKQHDKDQSAEPLERLREDLATELTSSLGNISYPQNLHIGNYADFIFCPTLCYELEYPRRKERRWSEIGRKAAAVFGCIFLLTLTSEEFVVPVLAEASAQLRLVSKITDKALVLAETISMLLFPFTIIFLLVFLVIFEYVLGAFAELTRFADRHFYADWWNSCDWLEFSREWNVPVHHFLFRHVYWPSRCKFSQPVAMVITFLVSSIFHELVMSCITKKLRGYGFMAMMLQLPIVAIQKSRFFRGRKILNNAFFWFSMILGLSMMCALYVLV, encoded by the exons ATGTCTACCGCCATCTCCCAGAATGAATCTGCGAATCTGCGGCCGCGCGCCGTGCCGACACAACCTGATGGAAAGCCCGGCGTGGCTCTCCCTCCCCCTCTTCCACTAGATAAACTAGCTCAGGATATAAG TGGCCGCTCAACCCCTGTTTCCGAAGATGCTCCCCCGTCCGCGCATTCGATCTCGTCCGCGAGGAAGCAAGTCCGCGCCCGCAATCGCCTGTTTTATTCTATAGAATACGTGCCTCGCGTGTCACATTTCGATCCCGATAGCGACTATCATAACTTCCGAGGGTTCTTTACTCTCTTTTGGATTGGCTTGGCCATCATGGTCGGGACTAGCATCTTGCGCAATATCAAAGATACTGGATACCCCCTGCAAGTGCGCGTTTGGAGTCTCTTGAAGGCCAATGTGTGGGGGATGGGCCTCAGTGATGCAGCCATGGTGATAAGTTCAGGGCTCGTCCTCCCTATGCACCGGCTGTGGCGGGATGGTCCGCAGTGGCTGCGATGGTCGCGCGGAGGTATGATAGCACAAAGCTTGGGTGAGGCCTTTTGGCTGGTTTTATGGATAAA CTGGCCCTTCATGATGCAATGGACTTGGACTGCGCAGGTGTTCTTTACGCTGCACACTCTGACCATTCTAATGAAATTGCATTCATACGCTTTCTACAATGGGCATCTCAGCGTCACAGAGTGCCGCCTTGCCTCCCTCGACCAGCCAGACCCAAAGACGCCGGAGCCTCCAACTGCTATCCACTACCCGGAAGTGCACCGACGTCGGCCGTCAATGAAGCAGCACGATAAAGACCAGTCCGCAGAGCCCTTAGAGAGGCTGCGCGAAGATCTAGCCACGGAGTTGACCTCCTCGCTGGGCAACATCTCATACCCGCAGAACCTGCACATTGGAAACTATGCTGACTTCATCTTTTGTCCGACCCTTTGCTATGAGCTAGAGTATCCCCGACGAAAGGAGCGACGTTGGTCGGAAATCGGCCGGAAGGCCGCCGCTGTATTTGGTTGCATCTTCTTGCTCACCCTGACAAGCGAGGAATTCGTCGTCCCCGTGTTGGCAGAGGCCAGCGCCCAACTCCGGCTCGTCTCCAAAATCACAGACAAGGCTCTCGTCCTTGCCGAAACCATTAGCATGCTCCTCTTTCCCTTCACTATCATCTTCCTGCTGGTgttcctcgtcatcttcgaATACGTACTAGGTGCATTCGCAGAGCTGACTCGGTTCGCCGATCGTCATTTCTACGCAGACTGGTGGAATTCCTGCGATTG GTTGGAATTTTCCCGCGAGTGGAACGTCCCTGTCCACCACTTCCTCTTCCGCCACGTCTACTGGCCCTCCCGATGTAAATTCTCCCAACCGGTGGCTATGGTTATTACATTCCTGGTTAGCTCTATCTTCCACGAGCTAGTCATGAGTTGCATCACCAAGAAGCTTCGGGGATACGGGTTCATGGCTATGATGCTTCAGCTGCCTATTGTTGCGATTCAAAAGTCTCGCTTTTTCCGTGGCCGGAAAATTCTCAAC AATGCTTTCTTCTGGTTCTCAATGATCTTGGGTCTGTCCATG ATGTGTGCATTATACGTCCTTGTTTAA
- a CDS encoding 60S ribosomal protein uL13: MSSFESVVVIDGKGHLLGRLASTVAKQLLNGQKIVVVRCEALNISGEFFRAKLKYHAYLRKMTRFNPTRGGPFHFRAPSRILYKAIRGMMPHKTARGAAALERLKVFEGIPPPYDKKKRVVVPQALRVLRLRPGRKYCTVGRLSHEVGWKYQDVVSRLEERRKVKSKAYYERKKAARRVLAKAEQGANVDSKTKTQLAQFGY; this comes from the exons ATGTCCTCCTTCGAATCAGTG GTCGTCATCGACGGCAAAGGACACCTCCTCGGTCGTCTGGCCAGCACTGTCGCCAAGCAGCTGCTCAACGGTCAGAAGATCGTCGTCGTGAGATGTGAGGCTCTCAACATCTCCGGCGAGTTCTTCCGCGCGAAGC TCAAGTACCACGCCTACCTTCGCAAGATGACTCGTTTCAACCCCACCCGTGGTGGTCCCTTCCACTTCCGCGCTCCTTCCCGTATCCTCTACAAGGCCATCCGCGGCATGATGCCCCACAAGACCGCCCGTGGTGCCGCCGCTCTGGAGCGCCTCAAGGTCTTCGAGGGTATTCCCCCTCCCTACGACAAGAAGAAGCGTGTCGTTGTTCCCCAGGCTCTCCGTGTCCTGCGTCTCCGCCCCGGTCGCAAGTACTGCACCGTCGGCCGTCTCAGCCACGAGGTTGGCTGGAAGTACCAGGATGTTGTTTCCAG ACTCGAGGAGCGCAGAAAGGTCAAGAGCAAGGCCTACTACGAGCGCAAGAAGGCCGCTCGCCGTGTCCTTGCCAAGGCCGAGCAGGGAGCGAACGTGGACAGCAAGACCAAGACCCAGCTTGCTCAGTTTGGCTACTAG
- a CDS encoding Heat shock protein DnaJ, N-terminal: protein MSSPPDIDPYAVLGVAKEATIPEIRAAYRKRVLKCHPDKVQDESQRIAAQDEFQKVQQAYELLSDDVRRTKYDQKVKIAELKRELLERRRTDPTYNSSRGSGPGNREFRNGHIVEERVPMEVFFEETMRFTDEPRSMSSRSSTEHVLPSERNAGNGQGNTFRPVSDEEASDSSASRYVHMKRTSTTPRREHDSRSRPLDSSHRHERRYDEDGNVADHWQSKFDSQCFNAEDYIARKAQSSKSPRRYHGLDSAEPELSNSRSTGRSTRSRRRSSSRDNSYEHLESTRTFEVKPPKMQPSVTSPGIKASLRPSFLNTRSATTSGFTRPKRESRDSTLHEMAHEPLPSRTSQMRDRNDSGYSSSSTPEMLPKTSTRYKIAKEQDHVVVEPKSSKYRSARSPDRDRVPSTRQTLKRSSTYQTYATEDLPRVETRSARPSPRSHPDVEYVARPKEKDIKYSRTYKPDDVSYSPRRTHYYEEEIRPPAVARRQSAY, encoded by the exons ATGTCCTCACCACCAGACATAGACCCATATGCAGTACTTGGTGTCGCCAAGGAGGCCACCATCCCTGAAATTAGGGCAGCTTACCGAAAGCGGGTTCTCAAATGCCATCCTGACAAGGTTCAAGATGAGTCGCAGCGGATTGCCGCCCAAGATGAATTCCAGAAAGTCCAACAAGCCTATGAACTTCTCTCAGACGATGTCCGACGGACTAAATATGACCAAAAAGTCAAGATAGCCGAGTTGAAGCGTGAATTGCTGGAACGCAGACGAACAGACCCCACATACAACTCGTCGCGAGGAAGTGGACCCGGCAATCGTGAATTCCGCAATGGCCACATCGTGGAGGAGAGAGTCCCGATGGAAGTCTTCTTTGAGGAGACAATGCGATTCACGGACGAACCACGGTCCATGTCATCTC gctcGAGCACCGAGCATGTTTTACCAAGCGAACGAAATGCGGGAAACGGCCAAGGCAACACATTCCGACC AGTATCCGACGAGGAGGCATCCGATTCCAGCGCTTCTCGTTATGTTCACATGAAACGAACGTCAACAACGCCCCGCCGAGAGCATGATTCGCGATCGCGACCATTGGACTCCTCTCATCGCCATGAGCGCCGCTACGACGAGGATGGCAATGTTGCCGATCACTGGCAATCCAAGTTCGATAGTCAGTGCTTCAATGCAGAAGATTATATCGCACGCAAAGCCCAGAGTTCCAAGTCTCCACGACGTTACCATGGTCTTGACTCGGCGGAACCAGAGTTGTCCAACTCGCGATCCACGGGACGGTCCACCCGCTCCCGCCGTCGTTCTTCGTCACGCGACAATTCCTATGAGCATCTTGAGTCCACCCGAACCTTCGAGGTCAAGCCGCCCAAGATGCAACCCTCCGTAACCTCcccgggtatcaaggcgTCTCTCCGCCCTTCATTCCTCAACACCCGCTCCGCAACCACCTCTGGCTTCACCCGCCCGAAGCGGGAGAGTCGCGACTCAACTCTACACGAAATGGCCCACGAGCCACTGCCATCGCGAACCTCCCAAATGCGTGATCGCAACGATTCGGGTTATTCCAGTTCCAGTACCCCTGAAATGCTGCCCAAGACCTCAACCCGCTACAAGATCGCCAAGGAACAAGACCACGTCGTCGTAGAACCAAAATCATCTAAGTACCGCTCGGCGAGATCCCCTGACCGCGATCGCGTACCTTCTACACGACAGACTCTCAAGCGAAGCAGTACCTATCAGACCTACGCCACGGAAGACTTGCCTAGGGTTGAGACTCGGTCTGCGCGCCCTTCTCCTCGCTCTCACCCGGATGTCGAATATGTCGCCCGCCCGAAGGAGAAAGACATCAAGTACTCCCGGACATACAAGCCAGATGACGTTAGTTACTCGCCGAGACGCACCCATTATTACGAGGAGGAAATTCGCCCTCCTGCTGTGGCGAGACGCCAGTCCGCCTATTAA